In Spirosoma pollinicola, the genomic window ACTTCTGCGTGTGCTCTAAGCTGGCATGACCCAGGAGGGAGGAAACCGTTTTTACATCTGTCTCATAGATCAGGAGGCTTGTGGCGAAGGAGTGGCTGAGTTTGATAAACATACCCTGTTTT contains:
- a CDS encoding tyrosine-type recombinase/integrase, with protein sequence MFIKLSHSFATSLLIYETDVKTVSSLLGHASLEHTQKYVRVVEALKQNAVNRLPEIEL